In the genome of Candidatus Eremiobacteraceae bacterium, one region contains:
- the nusB gene encoding transcription antitermination factor NusB — MAVERREHRVALEILYAVDIGAMPLEDVLAQARDEVGVFGRGDLAAEEDPYEPDYPAIDSRADAPRATDWQLVELIVRGTLSSKAELESELAPHLRRWTMQRLPGVDRLLLDMCAWELRNRPEAETTAVINHAVELARRMSTDASPGFVNGVLDAFAKTPVDRPAR, encoded by the coding sequence ATGGCGGTTGAACGCCGCGAGCACCGCGTCGCGCTTGAGATCCTCTATGCGGTCGACATCGGCGCCATGCCCCTAGAGGACGTGCTCGCCCAGGCGCGCGACGAAGTGGGCGTATTCGGACGCGGCGACCTGGCGGCGGAAGAAGATCCGTACGAACCCGACTATCCCGCGATCGACAGCCGCGCCGACGCGCCGCGCGCGACCGACTGGCAGCTCGTCGAACTGATCGTGCGGGGCACCCTGTCCTCGAAAGCCGAGTTGGAGTCGGAGCTCGCGCCGCACTTGAGGCGGTGGACGATGCAGCGGTTGCCGGGCGTCGATAGGCTCTTGCTCGACATGTGCGCGTGGGAGCTTCGCAACCGGCCCGAGGCGGAGACCACGGCGGTGATAAATCACGCGGTTGAATTGGCGCGGCGCATGTCCACGGACGCAAGCCCGGGATTCGTCAACGGCGTGCTCGACGCGTTTGCAAAAACTCCCGTCGACCGGCCCGCTCGTTGA
- the accC gene encoding acetyl-CoA carboxylase biotin carboxylase subunit, whose product MFNKVLIANRGEIALRIIRACRELDCKSVAIFSEADRNSLHVRFADEAFCVGPGPSGRSYLNVPNIISAAELAGVDAIHPGYGFLSENAGFAEICASHGIKFIGPPATAIALMGDKASAKHRMLEAGVPVIPGSGIIDSLTEAKKFCAEAGYPVLIKATAGGGGKGMRIVGRDADLAAGLTAAGGEAQAAFGNGGVYIEKLLVRPRHIEVQVLADEYGHVIHVGERDCSVQKPSHQKLLEEAPAHNLDADLRMKLYEAAVRASRACGYANAGTLEFLVTEDGKFFFMEMNTRIQVEHPVTEVVYGVDLVKWQIRIAAGERLTRRQEDIKPRGHAIECRINAEDPDKKFTPAAGRLGSVLMPGGPGIRVDTHIYTGCEVPPYYDSLLAKITASGRDRNDAISRMRRALFETEVRGLATTLGLHQRIMMNPSFVEGRTHVTWLREELLSPQTAAAGSHGG is encoded by the coding sequence TTGTTCAACAAAGTCTTGATCGCCAACCGCGGCGAGATCGCGCTTCGCATCATCCGCGCGTGCCGCGAACTCGATTGCAAGAGCGTCGCGATATTCTCGGAGGCCGATCGCAACTCGCTGCACGTGCGGTTTGCCGATGAAGCGTTTTGCGTCGGCCCCGGGCCGAGCGGCCGATCGTACCTCAACGTGCCGAACATCATCAGCGCCGCGGAACTTGCGGGGGTGGACGCCATCCACCCGGGCTACGGCTTTCTCTCCGAGAACGCGGGCTTCGCCGAGATCTGCGCATCGCACGGCATCAAATTCATCGGTCCGCCGGCGACCGCGATCGCATTGATGGGCGACAAAGCCAGCGCAAAGCATCGGATGTTGGAAGCCGGCGTGCCGGTCATTCCGGGGTCAGGCATCATCGACTCGCTGACCGAAGCGAAGAAATTCTGCGCCGAAGCCGGCTACCCGGTGCTCATCAAGGCCACCGCGGGTGGCGGCGGCAAGGGCATGCGGATCGTCGGGCGCGATGCCGATCTCGCGGCCGGACTCACCGCCGCGGGCGGCGAGGCCCAAGCGGCGTTCGGCAACGGCGGCGTTTACATCGAGAAACTGCTCGTGCGGCCGCGCCACATCGAAGTGCAGGTGTTGGCCGACGAGTACGGTCACGTGATCCACGTCGGCGAGCGTGACTGTTCCGTGCAAAAACCGTCGCACCAAAAACTTCTGGAAGAAGCGCCAGCGCACAACCTCGACGCCGACCTTCGCATGAAGCTCTACGAAGCGGCGGTCCGCGCATCGCGCGCTTGCGGCTACGCGAACGCAGGCACGCTCGAATTTCTCGTCACCGAAGACGGCAAGTTCTTTTTCATGGAGATGAACACGCGCATCCAAGTCGAGCATCCGGTCACCGAAGTCGTGTACGGCGTCGATCTCGTGAAGTGGCAGATCCGCATCGCCGCGGGCGAGCGGCTGACGCGCCGGCAGGAGGATATCAAACCGCGCGGTCACGCCATCGAATGCCGCATCAACGCAGAGGATCCCGACAAGAAGTTCACCCCTGCGGCCGGCCGGCTCGGAAGCGTGCTCATGCCGGGCGGACCGGGAATCCGCGTCGACACGCACATCTATACCGGCTGTGAAGTGCCGCCATACTACGATTCGCTGCTCGCGAAGATCACGGCATCCGGCCGCGACCGCAACGACGCGATCTCGAGGATGCGGCGCGCGCTCTTCGAGACCGAAGTGCGCGGGCTGGCCACCACCCTCGGCTTGCATCAACGGATCATGATGAACCCGTCGTTCGTCGAGGGACGGACGCACGTGACGTGGCTGCGCGAAGAACTGCTCTCGCCGCAAACAGCGGCTGCCGGATCGCATGGCGGTTGA